One Loxodonta africana isolate mLoxAfr1 chromosome 15, mLoxAfr1.hap2, whole genome shotgun sequence genomic window carries:
- the LOC100670577 gene encoding olfactory receptor 8G50-like, producing MAAGNHSTVTEFILVGLTEKPELHLPLFIFFLGVYVVTVVGNLFMITLIGLSSHLHTPMYYFLSSLSFIDLCYSTVITPKMLVSFVTENTISHPECMTQLYFFIFFIISECHMLAVMAYDRFVAICNPLPYKVTMSYQVCSWLVVVVYMIGLISATANTVCMLRVVFCKAKIINHYFCDIYPLLKLSCSSIYTNEVVVLCFSVFNILAPISTILGSYISIIASILRICSTEGRSKAFNTCSSHILAVTIFYGSAAFMYLQPSNVSSMDQGKVSSVFYTTIVPMLNPLIYSLRNKDVKIALKKIIEKRLFCINKDL from the coding sequence ATGGCAGCAGGAAATCACTCTACAGTTACTGAGTTCATCCTTGTTGGGCTGACAGAAAAACCAGAACTCCACCTGCCcctctttattttcttcctagGAGTCTATGTGGTCACAGTGGTGGGAAATCTGTTCATGATCACACTGATTGGGCTCAGTTCTCACCTGCATAcccccatgtactatttcctcagcagTTTGTCCTTCATTGATCTCTGCTATTCCACTGTCATTACCCCCAAAATGCTGGTGAGCTTTGTGACAGAGAACACTATCTCCCACCCTGAATGCATGACTCAGCtctacttcttcattttttttattatatcagaATGTCATATGTTGGCTGTGATGGCATATGATCGCTTTGTTGCCATCTGTAATCCATTGCCTTACAAGGTCACCATGTCTTATCAGGTCTGCTCCTGGTTGGTAGTTGTGGTATATATGATAGGCTTGATTAGTGCCACAGCTAATACAGTTTGCATGTTAAGAGTGGTTTTCTGCAAGGCTAAAATAATCAACCACTACTTCTGTGATATTTATCCACTACTGAAGCTCTCCTGCTCCAGCATTTATACCAATGAAGTGGTAGTATTGTGCTtcagtgtatttaatattcttgcaCCAATCTCGACCATCCTTGGCTCCTATATCTCCATCATTGCCAGCATCCTGCGAATTTGCTCCACTGAGGGCAGGTCCAAAGCTTTCAACACATGCAGCTCCCACATCTTGGCTGTTACAATCTTCTATGGTTCTGCAGCATTCATGTACCTGCAGCCGTCAAATGTCAGCTCCATGGACCAAGGGAAAGTGTCTTCTGTATTTTATACCACTATTGTGCCAATGCTGAACCCcctgatctacagcctgaggaataaggatgtcaaaattgctctaaaaaaaatcattgagaaaAGACTATTTTGCATTAACAAAGATTTATAa